A part of Setaria viridis chromosome 8, Setaria_viridis_v4.0, whole genome shotgun sequence genomic DNA contains:
- the LOC140220339 gene encoding uncharacterized protein has translation MAVDKFTKWIEAKPITNIRSQDAVEFFLDIIYRFSVPNCIITDNETNFTSKKFLDFYDGYDIRIDWASVGHPQTNDQVKQANGMVLQWLKPCIFDRLKKHTG, from the coding sequence ATGGCGGtggacaaattcaccaagtggattgaggcgAAGCCCATCACCAACATCCGGTCACAAGACGCAGTCGAGTTCTTCCTTGACATCATCTATCGGTTTAGCGTCCCTAACTGCATCATCACAGACAACGAAACAAACTTCACTAGCAAGAAGTTCCTGGATTTCTATGATGGATACGACATTAGGATCGACTGGGCCTCGGTCGGGCACCCACAAACCAACGATCAGGTCAAGCAAGCGAATGGCATGGTCCTCCAATGGCTCAAGCCTTGCATTTTCGACCGGCTAAAAAAGCACACCGGGTGA
- the LOC117834704 gene encoding uncharacterized protein yields MKESSCRSPLMAAYCQDVCKLEDKFRGIELHHVPQKDNDVANFLTKLAPRWGPSSNGVFVNDLHEPSARVREDPTQSQSDCVLRGSDPDAPMATSPRSTDVMVHDPTNWRASLLAYILEEVLPLERIEAR; encoded by the coding sequence atgaaggagtcctCCTGCAGGAGCCCTCTCATGGCAGCGTACTGTCAAGATGTATGCAAGTTAGAAGACAAGTTCCGAGGGATCGAGCTACATCATGTGCCACAAAAGGACAATGATGTTGCTAACTTCCTCACAAAATTGGCACCTAGATGGGGCCCATCTTCCAACGGAGTCTTCGTGAACGACCTCCATGAACCATCTGCCCGTGTCCGAGAGGACCCAACCCAGTCACAGTCCGATTGCGTGCTCAGGGGCTCCGACCCTGATGCCCCTATGGCGACCTCACCTAGAAGCACTGACGTAATGGTGCATGACCCAACCAACTGGAGAGCGTCGTTACTCGCCTACATCCTCGAAGAGGTCCTCCCACTGGAGAGGATTGAAGCACGATGA